The DNA window AGAGTACCAGCTAAGTTAGGGGCAATACAGGCGTATTTGTATGGCATTGGGCAGTTTATCCACATAACAGGGCTTGCATGGGCAGGCGGATACAATGTGCAGAGAAAAGTTACCGGAGTTGAGCAGGGCCTAGACACTATCAAAAAAATTGCCAGCATGTCGCTAATGGGAATAGGCGGAGTGTTGGCAGTTGTTTCAGGGTTTTTGTTTCTTTATGTGACAATAAAAGCACTTGGCAGTAAAGGGACCTCTGTAATTTGACATGGCTTTTAACTAATTATTATGATATAGATTATAGAAATAGTGGTTATTATAAGGGTAGTATGAATAAAACATATAAGTAAAAAGACTGGGAGGTTGGAGATGGTAAAGGGCAACGGTACGAAGGGCAGACATAAAACGCACGGTTGTAACATAGAACAACTCCGGCAACTTCCATGTCTTGCACAGATTAGGGACGAGGATCTTGAAGATATTGGGCGGAAATCATTTGTAAAGAAATACTGTAAGAACGATTTTATTTTTTTAGCATCTGATGAGGTTAAGTTTTTCTTCATAGTGGAAAGTGGCTCTGTCAAACTTTACAAGAACTCAGAGGAAGGCAGAGAGATAGTGATTAAAATAATGGGAATGGGTGAGCATTTTTGCTGTGCGCCCATATATGCAGATAATAAGAACATGGTAAATGCAGTAGCATTAGAGGACACGACAGTATTTGCAATACCTGCAGATGACTTTACATCTATGCTTCATAGCGGTTTGTCAGAATTTGGAGTAAAAATGTTAAGGACATTGTGTATGCGTGTGAAGCATTTATCGTCAATAGTGGAGAATATAACTTTCAAGGATGTCGAGAAGAGGGTTTTAATGGCTATTATGAACTTAGCTGAGCTTAAGAGCCCGGGTACAGATACAGTACCACTGACATTGACACATCAGGAGATAGCATCCATGACGGGGACAGTCAGAGAGGTTGTTTCGCGTACTATGAGCAAGCTTCGGAGGTGCGGCATACTGTCACATGGCAACCAGAGGGAGTTTATACTAAACAGACAAACTGCTGCTGAGTATTTAAAGCATCAGCATTAATACAATAGAACTACAGTTTGGGCGGTTAGCTCAGTTGGGAGAGCATCACGTTCGCAACGTGGGGGTCGGGGGTTCGAATCCCCTACCGTCCACCAAAATTATTGTTTATAATCAATGAGTTATCTTTCTAAAACCCCTAAAAATACCGTCACCAAACCGTCACCAGCTTTTTTTTAGCCCTGTTTTTTACCGCTGTTTTATCTTTTTTTTGATTGCAGAGGTTAAGCAAATTACTCTGAAAAATACTTGCTACGGTATCTGAAAATTGCTCTCTGTTTGATGTTTGCTTTACGGTTGTGTGTTCAGGTAAACCATTGAGGTGGATTAAATTAAAATAAATTGTGGTATATACCCGTTTTAATGTCCTTAATGTCCTAAACTCTTGATTTATGCCGCTCTATAGACAGTACATTGAAATGCAGAAAAAACGAATGTCCTGAATGTCCTGATGACTTTATCATAACGTTAGGAAAAAGTACCGGTAGCAGAGTAACTCTTGACTAATCCATCTTATTTTGATACTATAAAAGAGTAGAGACATCGGAAGGGTCTGTATAAAAGTGCCTGTCGGGCATTTACAAAATGACAAAGTGAGGAATACACAATGGTTGACACCGAGAAACTTGCGGAAGTTGCAAACCGCATTAATCAGAAGTCAGACGATTTACAAACAACTCTCCAGAAAATTCAGGACAAAATTAATGGTCTTAACATTGGTCTTGAGGTGTGGTTAAGTAACCCAATATTAAGCCGTGAAACTCCGTCAATAGTCACTGACAGAAGATGTACTCTTGATGTTTATCTTGGTTATGCAAAAACTTTTTCTGGATGGGGACTTGTCTCTCAGGAAAAAGTGTACAGCCAATCTTTAGGAGATGATGATGAATGGATACACGATTCCTGCAATGAGGCACAACCACTCTTAAAGTCATCAAGAGCAATTCGTATTGCGGCGCTTAAACATTTACAGGAGTTAATTGATGAGATTGTTAGAAGTGCTGAAAACTCAATTAATGAAATTGAGAAGGCAAAACTACTCGCTGACGAGATGTAATAAATATTAACCTTTCCCTTCCGGTTGTCTCAAATACAGCCCTTTGGCTTTGCCCGAGGGCTTTCTGTTTTTATGCAGGGCTTCCTTTACTGACACTGTTTACCGGCTGAGGCTACAAGGACGTAATACGTCTCACTGCACGTCACTCGATGCACGATAAAAACGATATTTATTTCTACAAAAAGTACCGACAAAAGCGACAAAAGTATCAGGGCACATAATCAGTCGGTGTCAATTTGTAACCTGCTCAATTTTGAGGAGCTAAATAACGTGAAAAAAAATATATATATTTCATGAAAATGGCAAAATAAGTGGCAATGTAGCATAGAGCAAGGAAATAAGCCGGTTTATTCCATGCAACAAATAAAAACAGAAGTAGCACTATGTGGCAATGTGGTAGTGAGTGGAATATTTCCAGACCCAACCAATTGAAATTTTTGTATCCGTACCCTTAGATCTGTTTGATGTCTTACCATTGAATATCGTTAGACTTTAGATAGTTTTGTGCTTCGCTGTTACCAAGTCGTGCCGCCGTCTTGTAATCAGATATTGCCTCGTTGTGGTCTCCATGTGCTATATAGGCATCCCCTCGTTTAAGATAAGCCTCAGCATACTTAGGGTTTAACGCTATAGCATCTTTATAATCATCTATCGCAAATAAATACTTTCCTTTGTTAAAGTAGTCATTACCATCTTCAAAGTGTTCTTTAGCATTTTTTGAATCAATCTCAACACTCCTTTTCCCCTGATTCTCGTCTGTAGTTTGAATGTTTTCTTTTTGTATATCACTCAAGTTTTTTTGGTAAGGAGCTTTAACCAATTCAGCCTTAGTTCCAACGAGTTTCTCATCATCATCTTTTGGTTTTTTTACGTTCGATTCTGTATTTAATTTGGCTTCTAACTCTATACTAATCGGCTGTGTATCTGGAGTTATTGCTACATTTTTTTTAAGCATTTTCCAAAGAGGTTCTAAGCCTTTTTTACGATTAGAGTAATATTCTGCTCCTCTTATTCTACAAAATTGCCAGCCACACCTTTCTAAGACTTTTTGTCGCATTAAATCATTCTGCAATTGTTCCACTACATGATATTTATCTCCGTCACACTCTACCGCAATCTTTATTCCGTTAGGCAACACAACAACTAAATCAATTCTGTATTTTGCAACCTTGTATTGAGGTATTACACTGTAATTGTTTGCAACTATGTCGTTATATACGTCAACTTCAAACCAACTCTCAAAAGGTTTAGGCTGTGTTCCAAGTGCTCTTTCAATTCTGTTTTGCAGAGAAATCGTTTGATGTTTGTAGTTAATAAAATGGTCAAGCAATTTGTATCGTAAATCCTCTCTATTGACTAAATCCTCTAATTGAATTGAATGGAATAGCCACATCTGCTCCTTTGCCCGACTGGCTGCTACATTAAATCTTCTTTCATCTGCAGGTTTTGTAAATGCAGCTCTTTTGTGATTATGAGCAGTCACTAAACTTAAAAACATAATGTCTCTTTCATCACCTTGAAAACTTGCTGATGTTCCACATCGAATGTTTC is part of the Nitrospirota bacterium genome and encodes:
- a CDS encoding Crp/Fnr family transcriptional regulator — translated: MVKGNGTKGRHKTHGCNIEQLRQLPCLAQIRDEDLEDIGRKSFVKKYCKNDFIFLASDEVKFFFIVESGSVKLYKNSEEGREIVIKIMGMGEHFCCAPIYADNKNMVNAVALEDTTVFAIPADDFTSMLHSGLSEFGVKMLRTLCMRVKHLSSIVENITFKDVEKRVLMAIMNLAELKSPGTDTVPLTLTHQEIASMTGTVREVVSRTMSKLRRCGILSHGNQREFILNRQTAAEYLKHQH